From Gammaproteobacteria bacterium, a single genomic window includes:
- the secF gene encoding protein translocase subunit SecF produces the protein MKFLTKLKFDFMSYRKAALVLSLTLIAISISALFVRGLNFGLDFTGGTAVVVEFENSPNLESIRSALEKDSFVDASVQSFGSAKSVQIRFQSKNEEESTQLRDQIERVILSMDATAEVGRGDFIGSQVGDELVEQGSLAILYAILGILLYVTIRFEWRFSLGSVIALVHDVIITVGVFSITQIEFDLTILAALLAVIGYSLNDTIVVFDRVRENFLSMRKKTPQEVFNVSISQTLSRTVITSFTTLLVLLALFFLGGTMIHGFAFALIVGIVVGTYSSIFVASTSTLALGVSRDDLLPAEKEGANLDHIP, from the coding sequence ATGAAATTTCTAACTAAATTAAAATTTGATTTTATGTCTTATCGTAAGGCAGCTTTGGTTTTGTCTCTGACCTTGATTGCGATTTCAATCTCAGCTTTATTTGTTCGGGGGTTGAATTTCGGATTGGATTTTACTGGTGGAACCGCTGTCGTTGTAGAGTTTGAAAATAGCCCAAACTTAGAATCCATTCGATCTGCTTTGGAAAAAGATAGCTTTGTGGATGCTTCAGTCCAAAGTTTTGGTTCAGCAAAATCGGTACAAATTCGCTTTCAATCCAAGAACGAAGAAGAGTCAACCCAGTTGAGAGATCAAATTGAAAGAGTGATTCTTTCAATGGACGCTACAGCAGAAGTGGGTAGAGGTGATTTCATCGGCTCTCAAGTTGGAGATGAATTAGTTGAGCAGGGTTCTCTGGCAATTTTATATGCTATCTTGGGTATTTTGTTGTATGTGACGATTCGATTTGAATGGCGCTTTTCACTGGGCTCAGTTATTGCATTGGTGCATGACGTAATAATCACTGTTGGTGTGTTTTCAATCACGCAGATTGAGTTTGATTTAACGATTCTTGCTGCATTGTTGGCGGTGATAGGTTATTCACTCAACGATACTATTGTAGTGTTTGACCGTGTGAGGGAAAATTTTCTGTCAATGCGCAAGAAAACTCCGCAAGAAGTTTTCAATGTCTCCATTAGCCAAACCCTTTCAAGAACGGTGATTACTTCGTTTACCACATTATTAGTATTACTGGCGTTGTTCTTCCTTGGTGGTACAATGATTCACGGGTTTGCTTTTGCTTTGATTGTTGGTATTGTTGTGGGAACATATTCCTCAATCTTTGTAGCAAGCACATCGACATTGGCTCTGGGCGTATCTCGTGATGATTTGTTACCGGCAGAAAAAGAAGGAGCAAATCTGGATCATATTCCGTAG
- a CDS encoding XdhC family protein: protein MSFWHRIHQILAANQNLYLLTVVESTGSAPGKSGFKMIVAGNGELFGTIGGGIMEYNLVERAKENLKSSLFQSFIVKQVHQKHDKNSSGMICSGSQTISFVPLLEKNLSAIEQCLNQEQMIELSSYGFSIINFENQSGFENVSENDWYYRELINHKPKVHIFGAGHVSFATSELLSKLNFDLHLYDNRENINTFDNNHFVSEKSIIDYKTINQYIEVKEKDYVLIMTHKFFEDKLILSQLISQTVKYLGVLGSKSKMQALFSELTNEGFSKTQLEQINTPIGLSINSETTDEIAVSIAAELIKVKNS from the coding sequence ATGAGTTTTTGGCATCGAATCCATCAAATTTTAGCGGCTAATCAGAATTTATATCTTTTGACAGTGGTTGAGTCCACAGGAAGCGCTCCCGGAAAATCTGGCTTTAAAATGATTGTTGCAGGAAATGGTGAGTTATTCGGTACTATTGGCGGCGGAATTATGGAATATAATTTGGTTGAAAGAGCAAAAGAAAATCTAAAAAGCTCTCTGTTTCAATCTTTTATTGTTAAACAAGTTCATCAAAAACACGATAAAAATAGTTCCGGAATGATTTGCTCCGGCTCTCAAACGATCTCATTTGTTCCATTGCTTGAAAAAAACTTATCTGCGATTGAACAATGTCTCAATCAAGAACAAATGATTGAACTGAGTTCGTACGGTTTTTCAATCATCAATTTTGAGAATCAATCAGGGTTTGAAAATGTTTCTGAGAACGATTGGTATTATCGTGAACTTATTAATCACAAACCAAAAGTTCATATTTTCGGGGCAGGGCATGTGAGTTTTGCAACCTCTGAGCTATTGTCTAAACTGAATTTTGATCTGCATTTATACGATAACAGGGAAAATATCAATACATTCGATAATAACCATTTTGTCTCCGAGAAATCTATTATTGATTACAAAACAATCAATCAGTATATTGAAGTTAAAGAAAAAGACTATGTGTTAATAATGACACACAAATTTTTTGAAGATAAATTAATATTGTCACAACTTATCAGTCAAACTGTGAAGTATTTGGGCGTATTAGGCAGTAAAAGTAAAATGCAGGCTTTATTTTCCGAGCTGACCAATGAAGGATTTAGCAAAACACAATTAGAACAAATTAATACTCCGATTGGTTTGAGTATCAATAGCGAAACGACTGATGAAATCGCTGTGAGTATTGCTGCGGAATTGATTAAAGTTAAGAATAGTTGA
- a CDS encoding serine/threonine-protein kinase, with translation MTEELLKIPNFKLIKEIGRGGMAKVYLGEQLEPKRKVAIKIVSPSNNDPKILEDLKQEGDTVAQFNHPNIVTVYSCGVIDKNYYLAMEILPGGDLKSKLSGGTLDDLEVLHIMKDMSSALAHSHKRKTLHRDIKPENIMFNEEGKAVLLDFGIAKAQGKTSEFTRVGAVVGTPHYMSPERALGKEIDERSDLYALGVVMYEMLIGRKLFEGDDTFAISYAHVHEPPPPLPEEKSALQPILDRLLAKDPDDRYQSADQLTLILDKWIKRLERQGSNTTQGFIPLTQATPAKSNNLLVYILLAIIAVGVAGIGFWYLSQEKVEVKQTNLTPEQELEMVDKLAAAKSFLRTKQLKNAENMYIQILTEFDCKNTESRQYLGTLNKKLLNEIVAKCDS, from the coding sequence GTGACAGAAGAACTGTTAAAGATTCCAAATTTTAAACTCATAAAAGAAATTGGCCGTGGAGGTATGGCTAAAGTTTATTTAGGCGAACAATTAGAGCCTAAACGAAAAGTTGCGATAAAAATTGTTTCGCCAAGCAATAATGACCCGAAAATTCTCGAAGATTTGAAGCAGGAAGGCGATACGGTTGCTCAATTCAATCATCCCAACATTGTTACGGTTTATTCCTGCGGAGTTATTGATAAAAACTACTATCTGGCAATGGAAATCCTGCCCGGTGGCGATTTAAAATCTAAACTGAGCGGTGGAACTCTGGATGATTTGGAAGTCTTGCACATTATGAAAGATATGAGCAGTGCTCTGGCTCATTCGCATAAACGCAAAACTCTTCATCGCGACATTAAGCCTGAAAATATCATGTTTAATGAAGAAGGCAAGGCTGTATTATTGGATTTTGGTATTGCCAAAGCTCAGGGAAAAACCAGTGAGTTCACCCGTGTTGGTGCCGTCGTAGGAACACCACATTATATGAGTCCGGAAAGAGCTTTAGGCAAAGAAATCGACGAACGCTCTGATTTGTATGCTTTGGGCGTTGTCATGTATGAAATGCTGATTGGCAGAAAACTTTTTGAAGGTGATGACACATTTGCCATTAGTTATGCTCATGTACACGAGCCTCCACCTCCACTTCCAGAAGAGAAATCAGCGCTGCAACCCATTCTTGATAGGTTATTGGCTAAAGATCCGGACGATCGTTATCAATCGGCCGATCAATTGACTTTAATTCTGGATAAATGGATCAAACGTCTTGAAAGACAAGGTTCTAACACCACTCAAGGGTTTATACCACTCACTCAAGCCACTCCCGCTAAGTCAAATAATTTGCTGGTTTATATTTTATTGGCAATCATTGCAGTTGGCGTTGCCGGAATTGGTTTTTGGTATCTTTCTCAAGAAAAAGTTGAAGTGAAACAAACAAATCTCACACCGGAGCAGGAACTGGAAATGGTTGATAAATTAGCTGCTGCAAAGTCATTTCTCCGCACCAAACAGTTGAAGAATGCTGAAAATATGTATATTCAGATTCTGACCGAATTTGATTGTAAAAATACGGAATCCAGACAGTATCTAGGGACATTAAACAAAAAGCTTCTCAACGAAATTGTCGCTAAATGCGATAGTTGA